A single Lolium perenne isolate Kyuss_39 chromosome 6, Kyuss_2.0, whole genome shotgun sequence DNA region contains:
- the LOC127334642 gene encoding uncharacterized protein, whose translation MASTNSALLLLVLVALAGLADLQVAARPVDVAAAKHPVTDNSAPELDGMMECMIGCFTTVMSCAFGCMGKGPDLPLCVISCNQKSIVCMIRCGLSPSPPGPKPPAPPAPTPKPPSPKPAPPKPPAPAPGPPYAAHNTETSV comes from the coding sequence ATGGCTAGCACCAACtccgccctcctcctcctggtcctcgtgGCCCTGGCCGGCCTCGCTGATCTCCAGGTCGCGGCGAGACCCGTCGACGTTGCAGCAGCGAAGCACCCGGTGACCGACAATTCTGCTCCGGAGCTGGACGGGATGATGGAGTGCATGATCGGATGCTTCACCACGGTGATGAGCTGCGCCTTCGGGTGCATGGGCAAGGGCCCCGACCTGCCGCTCTGCGTCATCAGCTGCAACCAGAAGAGCATCGTCTGCATGATCCGCTGCGGCCTCTCGCCCTCGCCACCGGGGCCCAAGCCGCCGGCGCCACCCGCACCCACCCCAAAGCCGCCCTCACCCAAGCCGGCGCCCCCCAAGCCGCCAGCGCCAGCGCCCGGCCCGCCTTACGCCGCCCACAACACTGAGACCTCCGTCTAG